From the Primulina tabacum isolate GXHZ01 chromosome 15, ASM2559414v2, whole genome shotgun sequence genome, one window contains:
- the LOC142525922 gene encoding uncharacterized protein LOC142525922 produces MASFNKIPMFSKEDYDDWKIRMQAHLAAHDDDMWFVITDGPMKIMKVNTAVGTTEGAPQMIEKHRSEWTAEDKKKANLDNVAKYILYKTLDKNMFAKIKTCTTAKEIWEKLTQLCEGNDQTKENKLTVAIQKFDNAKMKPGETLAEFDERFSSIIIELISLGKEYSNREIALKVMRALPREWDLGIQTEQEPSATQQTKALAAATVTLPVEESTSKKSAEQLSNEAMSLFVKKFCKFMRKNQSQMNKPHFKKDHTEDGQGCFNCGKKGHFIAECNRPKKDEKKQENRRRFKDNKKFVKKKNQRVLIAEEDKGKWAETESEKSSSEASSSESEDRQSSVSWPRKIKNP; encoded by the exons ATGGCatctttcaacaaaattcctatgttctcaaagGAAGActatgatgattggaaaattcgCATGCAGGCACATCTAGCAGCACATGATGACGATATGTGGTTTGTAATTACCGATGGaccaatgaagatcatgaaagtaAACACAGCTGTTGGTACAACCGAAGGTGCTCCTCAAATGATAGAGAAACATAGATCTGAATGGACAGCGGAGGATAAAAAGAAAGCAAACCTGGACAACGTTGCAAAATATATTCTCTATAAGACTCTGGATAAGAACATGTTCGCCAAAATCAAGACATGTACCACTGCAAAGGAGATATGGGAAAAACTTACTCAACTGTGCGAAGGCAATGATCAGaccaaagaaaacaaactgACCGTGGCTatccaaaaatttgataatGCAAAGATGAAGCCAGGAGAAACTCTTGCAGAATTTGATGAGCGGTTTAGCAGCATTATCATCGAGCTCATCTCACTTGGAAAAGAGTACTCCAACAGAGAAATCGCTTTGAAGGTCATGCGAGCtcttcccagagaatgggat CTTGGAATACAAACTGAACAAGAGCCATCCGCAACTCAACAAACAAAGGCTTTGGCAGCTGCTACAGTGACTCTTCCGGTCGAAGAGTCCACAAGTAAGAAATCGGCTGAGCAACtaagcaatgaagccatgtcTCTTTTTGTTAAGAAATTCTGCAAATTCATGCGCAAAAATCAATCTCAAATGAATAAACCTCACTTTAAAAAGGACCATACTGAGGATGGTCAAGGttgttttaactgtggaaagaaggGACACTTTATTGCAGAATGTAACAGGCCAAAGAAGGATGAAAAGAAACAGGAGAATAGAAGACGGTTCAAAGACAACAAGAAATTCGTCAAGAAAAAGAATCAGCGAGTTCTGATTGCAGAAGAAGACAAAGGCAAATGGGCTGAAACCGAGTCAGAAAAATCCTCTTCTGAGGCATCTTCAAGTGAAAGCGAAGACAGACAGTCGAGTGTCTCATGGCCAAGGAAGATCAAGAATCCATAG